A window of the Citrus sinensis cultivar Valencia sweet orange chromosome 9, DVS_A1.0, whole genome shotgun sequence genome harbors these coding sequences:
- the LOC102628593 gene encoding pentatricopeptide repeat-containing protein At5g66520: protein MSKKLQMVSYSLLNSPAKVSPPNKESTKLILRNAIDECKNMRELKEIHTQIIKSPCLQTNDHHSLITRLLFFCALSVSGSLSYATNVFSHIKRSDLYTYNIMIRANACKSSETNDTHSGKCLKLYKQMLCTGISPDCLTFPFLLKECTKRLDGLVGASVYGQVVKFGVCDDVFVQNSVISLFMACGFVTSARMLFDEMSNRDVVSWNAMIIGYLRSGDLDVALDLFRRMKKRNIFSWNSIITGFVQGGRAREALELFQEMQSSSVEEMVKPDKITIASVLSACAYLGAIDHGKWVHGYLRRSGLDCDVVIGTALVDMYGKCGCVERAYGVFKEMPKKDTLAWTAMISVFALNGYGKEAFDTFREMEAEGVRPNHVTFVGLLSACAHSGLVEKGRWCFVMMRHVYLVEPHVYHYACMIDILSRAGLFSEAERLIRSMPMEPDVFVWGALLGGCQMHGNVELGEKVAQYLIDLDPLNHAFYVNLCDMYAKAGRFDDVKKTRNLMKERGIRKEVPGCSSVEVDGVVHEFSMKGSPKVVKEELVLILNGLSKIMKNGGFGQYIRGLSMEAQVS from the coding sequence ATGTCCAAGAAACTTCAAATGGTCAGTTATTCATTGTTGAATTCTCCCGCCAAAGTTTCACCTCCTAACAAAGAATCCACTAAGCTTATTCTCAGAAATGCAATCGATGAATGCAAGAACATGAGAGAGCTAAAAGAGATACATACCCAAATCATAAAATCTCCATGTCTACAAACAAACGATCACCATTCCCTCATTACCCGCCTCCTCTTCTTTTGCGCCTTATCTGTTTCTGGCTCTCTAAGCTACGCCACCAATGTTTTTAGTCACATAAAAAGGTCTGATCTTTATACATATAACATCATGATCAGAGCCAATGCGTGTAAATCCAGTGAAACAAATGATACCCATTCGGGTAAATGTCTGAAACTGTACAAGCAAATGCTTTGCACTGGCATTTCACCTGATTGCCTCACGTttccatttcttttaaaagaatgTACTAAGAGGCTTGATGGTCTTGTAGGAGCTAGTGTTTACGGCCAAGTTGTTAAATTTGGAGTGTGTGATGATGTTTTTGTGCAAAATTCTGTAATAAGTTTGTTCATGGCTTGTGGGTTTGTGACTAGTGCAAGGAtgttgtttgatgaaatgtcGAATAGAGATGTGGTTTCTTGGAATGCCATGATTATTGGCTATTTGAGAAGTGGGGATCTCGATGTCGCATTGGATTTGTTCAGGAGGATGAAGaagagaaatattttttcttggaaTTCGATTATTACGGGGTTTGTTCAAGGCGGCAGGGCAAGGGAGGCATTGGAACTTTTTCAAGAAATGCAAAGTTCAAGTGTTGAGGAAATGGTTAAACCAGATAAGATTACTATTGCTAGTGTACTTTCGGCTTGTGCTTATCTTGGTGCTATTGATCATGGAAAATGGGTGCATGGTTACTTGAGGAGAAGTGGACTTGATTGTGACGTGGTTATTGGCACAGCGTTGGTTGATATGTATGGTAAATGTGGTTGTGTGGAAAGAGCTTATGGAGTCTTTAAGGAAATGCCTAAGAAGGATACCTTGGCATGGACAGCAATGATTTCTGTGTTTGCGCTTAATGGGTATGGCAAGGAGGCTTTTGATACTTTTAGGGAGATGGAAGCAGAAGGGGTGAGGCCGAACCACGTGACATTTGTTGGGCTCTTGTCGGCTTGTGCTCATTCTGGTTTAGTAGAGAAAGGTCGCTGGTGTTTTGTCATGATGAGGCATGTTTACTTGGTGGAACCACATGTCTACCACTATGCTTGCATGATCGACATTCTTAGCCGAGCTGGTCTCTTTAGTGAGGCAGAGCGGCTTATAAGAAGCATGCCAATGGAGCCAGATGTGTTTGTTTGGGGTGCATTGCTTGGGGGCTGTCAAATGCACGGAAATGTGGAGTTAGGCGAAAAGGTAGCtcaatatttaattgatttggaTCCTCTAAACCATGCTTTCTATGTGAACTTGTGTGATATGTATGCCAAAGCTGGTAGATTTGATGATGTAAAGAAAACTAGAAACTTAATGAAAGAAAGAGGAATTAGAAAGGAAGTCCCTGGCTGTAGCTCGGTCGAAGTAGATGGGGTTGTTCATGAATTTTCGATGAAAGGGTCGCCTAAGGTTGTGAAAGAGGAGCTTGTGTTGATCTTGAATGGATTAAGTAAAATTATGAAGAATGGAGGTTTTGGGCAGTATATCAGAGGGTTATCGATGGAGGCACAGGTTTCATGA
- the LOC102628298 gene encoding uncharacterized protein LOC102628298, giving the protein MAYYRRAKAALDAFRNLSSKAVPKSPVQESCSRVYSNGSANSAKFSSGFYSYSCISQRLRNSYCNPNFNTAKRYYYVDRYHVQHFRPRGPRKWLQNPRTVFIVVVIGSGAFITLYLGNLETVPYTKRTHFVLLSKAVERQLGESQFQQMKAAFKGKILPAIHPDSVRVRLIAKDIIEALQRGLKHETVWSDMGYASTETDFVNEGRAARDTLRALSENSERGKTEGKWHQEDEILDDKWVQQSRKKGQEKGLQSATSHLDGLNWEVLVVNEPVINAFCLPGGKIVVFTGLLEHFRTDAEIATIIGHEVAHAVARHAAEGITKNLWFAILQLILYQFVMPDVVNTMSTLFLRLPFSRKMEMEADYIGLLLIASSGYDPRVAPKVYEKLGQIAGDSKLRDYLSTHPSGKKRAQLLAQAKVMEEALAIYREVKAGYGIEGFL; this is encoded by the exons ATGGCTTATTACAGAAGAGCAAAAGCCGCTCTCGATGCCTTTCGCAATCTTTCTTCGAAGGCTGTTCCTAAATCTCCGGTCCAAGAATCTTGCTCAAGAGTTTACTCAAATGGGTCCGCAAATTCAGCTAAGTTTTCTTCTGGGTTTTATTCATATTCTTGTATTTCTCAAAGACTAAGAAATAGTTATTGTAATCCAAATTTTAACACTGCTAAGAGATATTACTATGTAGATCGTTACCATGTACAACATTTTAGGCCACGCGGACCAAGAAAATGGTTACAGAATCCAAGAACTGTGTTTATTGTTGTGGTTATAGGTTCTGGGGCTTTTATCACTTTGTATTTGGGGAATCTAGAGACCGTACCGTACACTAAACGAACCCATTTTGTGCTTTTGTCCAAAGCTGTGGAGAGACAGCTTGGTGAGTCTCAGTTTCAGCAAATGAAAGCTGCTTTTAAGGGCAAAATATTGCCTGCGATACACCCGGATAGTGTGAGGGTTAGATTGATAGCGAAGGACATAATTGAGGCTTTGCAAAGGGGGTTGAAGCATGAGACTGTTTGGAGTGATATGGGGTATGCATCTACTGAGACTGATTTTGTAAATGAGGGGAGAGCAGCTCGTGATACATTAAGGGCGTTGAGTGAGAATAGTGAAAGGGGAAAGACTGAGGGGAAATGGCATCAGGAAGATGAGATTCTTGATGATAAGTGGGTTCAGCAGAGTAGGAAGAAGGGACAAGAGAAGGGGTTACAGTCGGCAACTTCTCATTTGGATGGATTGAATTGGGAGGTTTTGGTCGTGAATGAGCCTGTTATTAATGCTTTTTGCCTACCTGGTGGAAAGATTGTGGTCTTCACAGGGTTGCTAGAGCATTTTAGAACTGATGCGGAGATAGCAACCATTATTGGTCATGAG GTTGCGCATGCTGTGGCCCGACATGCAGCCGAGGGGATTACAAAGAATCTGTGGTTTGCCATTTTACAGCTGATTCTGTATCAATTCGTTATGCCTGATGTTGTCAACACAATGTCAACTCTTTTCTTGAGGCTTCCTTTCTCTCGCAA GATGGAAATGGAAGCAGATTATATAGGGCTGCTTTTGATCGCGTCCTCTGGCTATGATCCTCGTGTGGCGCCTAAAGTTTACGAGAAGTTGGGTCAAATTGCAGGCGATTCAAAGCTAAGAGATTATCTTTCTACCCATCCATCTGGAAAGAAGAGAGCTCAGTTACTGGCCCAAGCTAAAGTCATGGAAGAAGCACTCGCCATCTACAGGGAAGTGAAAGCAGGATATGGGATTGAAGGTTTTCTTTAG
- the LOC102628005 gene encoding DEAD-box ATP-dependent RNA helicase 7, translated as MPSIALFDGKEVKDEKKMNKKMALKDFEETEAALTEKSSDKKKSKKKESSKKRKESEIEEEEERSETSSELGEPVNLKSEKEKKKKKKAKVEPEAGVEEQERGESEHPNAVSRFRISVPLREKLKSKGIESLFPIQAMTFDMVLDGSDLVGRARTGQGKTLAFVLPILESLTNGPTKASKKTGYGRAPSVLVLLPTRELAKQVHEDFDVYGGAVGLTSCCLYGGAPYHAQEFKLKKGIDVVIGTPGRIKDHIERGNIDLSSLKFRVLDEADEMLRMGFVEDVELILGKVEDANKVQTLLFSATLPSWVKHISTKFLKSDKKTIDLVGNEKMKASTNVRHIVLPCSSSARSQVIPDIIRCYSSGGRTIIFTETKESASQLADLLPGARALHGDIQQSQREVTLAGFRSGKFMTLVATNVAARGLDINDVQLIIQCEPPRDVEAYIHRSGRTGRAGNTGVAVMLYDPRKSSVSKIERESGVKFEHISAPQPADIAKAAGVEAAETITQVSDSVIPAFKSAAEELLNNSGLSAAELLAKALAKAVGYTEIKSRSLLSSLEDHVTVVLEAGKPIYTPSFAFGVLRRFLPEEKVELVKGMALTADGNGAVFDVPVADLDLFRSGADNAANVSLEVLKQLPPLQEREQSRGRFGGGGRSGFGGRGGNRFSGGRGGGFSDRRNDRFSGGFRGSKGRGGGNRW; from the exons ATGCCTTCGATCGCTTTGTTTGACGGAAAAGAAGTGAAAGAcgagaagaagatgaataaGAAAATGGCTCTCAAGGACTTCGAAGAAACGGAGGCGGCGTTAACTGAGAAGAGTTCGGATAAGAAGAAGAGCAAGAAGAAGGAGAGTAGTAAGAAGCGGAAGGAATCGGAGATTGAGGAGGAGGAAGAGAGAAGCGAAACGAGCTCGGAGTTAGGCGAGCCGGTGAATTTGAAATCGgagaaggagaaaaagaagaagaagaaagcgAAAGTTGAGCCTGAGGCTGGAGTGGAAGAGCAGGAGAGGGGTGAAAGCGAACATCCGAATGCGGTTTCGAGGTTTAGAATATCGGTGCCATTAAGGGAAAAGCTCAAGTCCAAGGGGATTGAGTCTTTGTTTCCTATTCAAGCTATGACTTTTGATATGGTTCTTGATGGCTCTGATTTAGTCGGACGTGCACGGACCGGTCAG GGTAAAACTTTAGCCTTTGTGTTGCCAATTTTAGAGTCTCTAACGAATGGGCCAACAAAAGCGTCCAAGAAGACTGGATATGGCAGGGCTCCAAGTGTTTTGGTACTTTTGCCTACTAGGGAATTGGCCAAACAG GTTCATGAGGACTTTGATGTCTATGGCGGGGCAGTGGGACTGACCTCATGTTGCTTATATGGAGGAGCTCCTTATCATGCTCAGGagtttaaattaaagaaagggATTGATGTAGTCATTGGAACCCCTGGACGTATTAAG GATCACATTGAGAGGGGCAATATTGACTTGAGTTCATTGAAGTTTCGGGTCCTTGATGAGGCTGATGAGATGCTTAGGATGGGTTTCGTTGAAGATGTTGAACTTATTCTGG GTAAAGTCGAGGATGCTAATAAAGTTCAGACACTTCTCTTCAGTGCCACCTTGCCAAGCTGGGTGAAGCAT ATTTCCACCAAGTTTCTTAAATCAGACAAGAAAACCATAGATCTTGTTGGCAATGAGAAAATGAAGGCTAGTACCAATGTCCGGCATATTGTTCTTCCTTGTTCTAGTTCAGCGAGATCTCAAGTCATTCCTGATATCATTCGTTGTTATAGCAG TGGAGGCCGAACTATTATTTTCACCGAGACAAAGGAAAGTGCTTCTCAGCTTGCTGACTTGCTGCCTGGTGCACGGGCTTTACATGGGGACATACAGCAGTCTCAACGTGAG GTGACACTTGCTGGGTTCAGGTCAGGAAAGTTCATGACATTAGTTGCCACAAATGTGGCGGCACGGGGTTTGGACATTAATGATGTGCAGTTAATTATTCAG TGTGAGCCTCCTCGTGATGTAGAAGCCTATATACATCGATCTGGACGTACTGGAAGAGCAG GCAATACTGGAGTTGCTGTAATGCTTTATGATCCTAGAAAGTCAAGTGTATCTAAGATAGAAAGAGAATCTGGTGTGAAATTTGAGCACATATCTGCTCCACAGCCAGCTGATATTGCCAAGGCTGCAGGTGTGGAAGCTGCTGAAACAATAACCCAAGTTTCTGATAG TGTAATTCCCGCTTTCAAGTCCGCTGCTGAGGAGCTGTTGAATAATTCTGGTCTATCAGCAGCAGAGCTGCTTGCAAAAGCACTAGCCAAGGCTGTA GGTTATACTGAGATAAAGAGTAGATCACTTCTTAGTTCTTTGGAGGATCATGTTACAGTGGTTCTTGAAGCAGGAAAGCCCATCTACACACCATC CTTTGCTTTTGGTGTCTTGAGAAGATTCTTGCCTGAGGAAAAAGTAGAGTTAGTGAAGGGTATGGCTCTGACCGCTGATGGAAATGGTGCGGTTTTTGATGTACCAGTGGCAGATTTGGACTTGTTTCGATCTG GTGCGGACAATGCTGCTAACGTCAGCTTGGAAGTGTTGAAACAATTGCCACCCTTGCAAGAAAGGGAACAGTCAAGAGGAAgatttggtggtggtggtcGTAGTGGCTTTGGTGGAAGAGGTGGTAACAGGTTTTCAGGTGGCAGAGGTGGTGGATTTTCTGATAGGAGAAATGATAGGTTCTCCGGTGGGTTTAGAGGTAGTAAGGGTCGTGGTGGTGGCAACAGATGGTGA